One stretch of Archocentrus centrarchus isolate MPI-CPG fArcCen1 chromosome 5, fArcCen1, whole genome shotgun sequence DNA includes these proteins:
- the pank4 gene encoding 4'-phosphopantetheine phosphatase isoform X2, protein MAECGRVDSNTSHTMDKSITLPPDEIFRNLENAKRFAIDIGGSLTKLAYYSTVQHKVAKVRSFDHTTKEAASDKLYEISMQEEVTARLHFIKFENAYIETCLDFIKDHLVNTETKVIKATGGGAHKFKELIERKLGLKVDKEDEMTCLIKGCNFVLRNIPHEAFVYAKHADSEFRFQTTNPDIFPYLLVNIGSGVSIVKVESEDKFERIGGSSIGGGTFWGLGALLTKTKRFDELLQLASKGQHTSVDMLVKDIYGGSYGYLGLTGDLIASSFGKSATADKEFSKEDMAKSLLHMISNDIGQLACLYAKLHNLSRVYFGGFFIRGHPVTMHTITYSINFFTKGEVQALFLRHEGYLGAIGAFLKGAEEDNPNQYSWGENYAGSSGLMSVSPDMNPMQRARSGTFDMLEMDRLERQLVNLPLLQDPSSYIPDTVDLTEDALAREYWLYCFEEALDGVVKRAVASQPDMPEAALRAEKFRQKYRHKLQTLRHQPFAYGSLTVRSLLDTREHCLDEFNFPDPYSKIKQRENDVALKYYQKAVKSLEELSWEERQFALVRGVLAGNVFDWGAKAVSDVLESDPEFGFEEAKRQLEERPWLVDSYDQWLERLKGPPHKCALFFVDNSGVDIILGVMPFVRELLSRGTEVVLASNSGPALNDVTNGELLILTERIAAMDPVIEAGLREDRLLLVQSGSSSPCLDLSRLDKVLANVVRERKTDLVIIEGMGRAIHTNYYAMLSCESLKMAVIKNSWLADRLGGKLFSVVFKYEVPAGKPNQDSGALSPF, encoded by the exons ATGGCGGAATGTGGTCGAGTTGACAGCAACACAAGTCACACCATGGataaaagcattactcttcctCCCGACGAAATATTCCGCAATTTGGAAAACGCAAAGCGCTTCGCCATAGACATAG GTGGCTCCCTGACAAAGCTTGCCTACTATTCAACTGTCCAACACAAAGTGGCCAAGGTGCGATCTTTTGACCACACTACAAAG GAGGCTGCCAGTGACAAGCTGTATGAAATATCAATGCAGGAAGAGGTCACAGCACGCCTGCACTTTATCAAGTTTGAAAATGCTTACATTGAGACGTGCTTGGATttcatcaaagaccatctggtTAACACTGAAACCAAAGTTATCAAAGCCACAGGTGGAGGGGCACACAAGTTCAAAGAGCTAATCGAGAGGAAACTGGGACTTAA AGTGGACAAAGAGGATGAGATGACCTGCCTCATCAAGGGCTGTAATTTTGTACTGAGGAACATACCACATGAGGCATTCGTGTACGCCAAGCATGCTGACTCAGAGTTCCGCTTTCAGACGACTAATCCAGACATCTTCCCTTATCTGCTGGTAAACATCGGCTCTGGGGTGTCCATAGTTAAG GTTGAATCAGAAGACAAATTTGAGAGAATAGGAGGGAGCTCAATAGGTGGAGGGACATTTTGGGGCCTTGGAGCCCTTCTCACCAAAACAAAG AGATTTGATGAGCTACTGCAGTTGGCCTCAAAAGGACAGCATACAAGTGTTGATATGCTTGTCAAAGATATCTACGGAGGATCGTACGGCTATTTGGGCTTGACTGGAGATCTTATAGCGAGTAGTTTTGGGAAGTCTGCTACTGCTGACAAAG AGTTTTCCAAAGAAGACATGGCCAAGAGTTTGCTTCATATGATCAGCAATGACATCGGGCAGCTGGCCTGTCTTTATGCCAAGCTCCAcaacctgtccagagtgtactTTGGAGGCTTCTTTATTAGAGGACACCCTGTTACCATGCACACCATCACCTATAGCATCAACTTCTTCACCAAG GGTGAAGTTCAGGCTTTGTTTTTGAGACATGAAGGGTATCTGGGAGCCATCGGAGCCTTTCTTAAAGGAGCAGAagaagaca ATCCAAACCAGTACAGTTGGGGTGAGAATTATGCGGGTAGCTCAGGTCTGATGAGCGTTTCTCCTGACATGAATCCTATGCAACGTGCTCGTAGTGGAACG TTTGACATGTTGGAGATGGACCGTCTGGAAAGGCAGCTGGTGAATCTGCCTCTGCTACAAGACCCTTCCTCTTACATCCCTGACACTGTGGACCTCACTGAGGATGCTCTGGCCCGTGAATACTGGTTGTACTGCTTTGAAGAGGCCCTAGATGGG GTGGTTAAGAGAGCTGTAGCAAGCCAACCCGACATGCCAGAGGCGGCCCTGCGTGCTGAGAAGTTCCGTCAGAAATACCGACACAAGCTTCAGACCCTTCGCCACCAGCCATT TGCTTATGGATCCCTCACTGTCAGAAGTCTGTTAGACACGAGGGAACACTGTTTAGACGAGTTCAACTTTCCTGATCCCTACTCTAAG atcaaacagaGGGAGAATGACGTCGCTCTCAAGTACTATCAAAAGGCGGTGAAGTCCCTGGAGGAGTTGAGCTGGGAGGAGAGACAGTTTGCCTTAGTCAGGGGCGTCCTGGCTGGAAATGTCTTCGACTGGGGAGCCAAGGCCGTGTCAGA CGTCCTGGAATCTGACCCTGAGTTTGGGTTTGAGGAAGCTAAACGACAGTTGGAAG AGCGGCCGTGGCTTGTTGACTCCTATGACCAGTGGCTCGAAAGACTAAAG GGTCCTCCTCATAAGTGTGCCCTGTTTTTCGTAGATAATAGTGGAGTCGACATCATTCTAGGTGTGATGCCTTTTGTGAGAGAGCTTCTCTCTCGAGGAACAGAG GTGGTATTGGCCAGCAACTCTGGTCCAGCTTTGAACGACGTGACGAACGGTGAACTGCTGATATTGACAGAGAGAATCGCTGCTATGGATCCTGTAATTGA GGCTGGCCTGAGGGAGGACAGGTTGCTGTTGGTGCAGAGCGGTTCCAGTTCCCCATGTTTGGATCTGAG CCGCCTGGACAAAGTCTTGGCGAACGTTGTGCGGGAGCGAAAGACCGACCTGGTCATCATTGAGGGAATGGGTCGAGCAATCCACACCAACTACTACGCCATGCTCAGCTGTGAGAGCCTCAAGATGGCTGTCATCAAAAACTCGTGGCTGGCCGACCGATTGGGGGGGAAACTCTTTAGCGTGGTCTTCAAGTACGAAGTACCAGCTGGGAAACCGAACCAGGACTCCGGTGCGCTTTCGCCCTTCTGA
- the pank4 gene encoding 4'-phosphopantetheine phosphatase isoform X1, with amino-acid sequence MAECGRVDSNTSHTMDKSITLPPDEIFRNLENAKRFAIDIGGSLTKLAYYSTVQHKVAKVRSFDHTTKEAASDKLYEISMQEEVTARLHFIKFENAYIETCLDFIKDHLVNTETKVIKATGGGAHKFKELIERKLGLKVDKEDEMTCLIKGCNFVLRNIPHEAFVYAKHADSEFRFQTTNPDIFPYLLVNIGSGVSIVKVESEDKFERIGGSSIGGGTFWGLGALLTKTKRFDELLQLASKGQHTSVDMLVKDIYGGSYGYLGLTGDLIASSFGKSATADKEFSKEDMAKSLLHMISNDIGQLACLYAKLHNLSRVYFGGFFIRGHPVTMHTITYSINFFTKGEVQALFLRHEGYLGAIGAFLKGAEEDNPNQYSWGENYAGSSGLMSVSPDMNPMQRARSGTFPFDMLEMDRLERQLVNLPLLQDPSSYIPDTVDLTEDALAREYWLYCFEEALDGVVKRAVASQPDMPEAALRAEKFRQKYRHKLQTLRHQPFAYGSLTVRSLLDTREHCLDEFNFPDPYSKIKQRENDVALKYYQKAVKSLEELSWEERQFALVRGVLAGNVFDWGAKAVSDVLESDPEFGFEEAKRQLEERPWLVDSYDQWLERLKGPPHKCALFFVDNSGVDIILGVMPFVRELLSRGTEVVLASNSGPALNDVTNGELLILTERIAAMDPVIEAGLREDRLLLVQSGSSSPCLDLSRLDKVLANVVRERKTDLVIIEGMGRAIHTNYYAMLSCESLKMAVIKNSWLADRLGGKLFSVVFKYEVPAGKPNQDSGALSPF; translated from the exons ATGGCGGAATGTGGTCGAGTTGACAGCAACACAAGTCACACCATGGataaaagcattactcttcctCCCGACGAAATATTCCGCAATTTGGAAAACGCAAAGCGCTTCGCCATAGACATAG GTGGCTCCCTGACAAAGCTTGCCTACTATTCAACTGTCCAACACAAAGTGGCCAAGGTGCGATCTTTTGACCACACTACAAAG GAGGCTGCCAGTGACAAGCTGTATGAAATATCAATGCAGGAAGAGGTCACAGCACGCCTGCACTTTATCAAGTTTGAAAATGCTTACATTGAGACGTGCTTGGATttcatcaaagaccatctggtTAACACTGAAACCAAAGTTATCAAAGCCACAGGTGGAGGGGCACACAAGTTCAAAGAGCTAATCGAGAGGAAACTGGGACTTAA AGTGGACAAAGAGGATGAGATGACCTGCCTCATCAAGGGCTGTAATTTTGTACTGAGGAACATACCACATGAGGCATTCGTGTACGCCAAGCATGCTGACTCAGAGTTCCGCTTTCAGACGACTAATCCAGACATCTTCCCTTATCTGCTGGTAAACATCGGCTCTGGGGTGTCCATAGTTAAG GTTGAATCAGAAGACAAATTTGAGAGAATAGGAGGGAGCTCAATAGGTGGAGGGACATTTTGGGGCCTTGGAGCCCTTCTCACCAAAACAAAG AGATTTGATGAGCTACTGCAGTTGGCCTCAAAAGGACAGCATACAAGTGTTGATATGCTTGTCAAAGATATCTACGGAGGATCGTACGGCTATTTGGGCTTGACTGGAGATCTTATAGCGAGTAGTTTTGGGAAGTCTGCTACTGCTGACAAAG AGTTTTCCAAAGAAGACATGGCCAAGAGTTTGCTTCATATGATCAGCAATGACATCGGGCAGCTGGCCTGTCTTTATGCCAAGCTCCAcaacctgtccagagtgtactTTGGAGGCTTCTTTATTAGAGGACACCCTGTTACCATGCACACCATCACCTATAGCATCAACTTCTTCACCAAG GGTGAAGTTCAGGCTTTGTTTTTGAGACATGAAGGGTATCTGGGAGCCATCGGAGCCTTTCTTAAAGGAGCAGAagaagaca ATCCAAACCAGTACAGTTGGGGTGAGAATTATGCGGGTAGCTCAGGTCTGATGAGCGTTTCTCCTGACATGAATCCTATGCAACGTGCTCGTAGTGGAACG TTTCCC TTTGACATGTTGGAGATGGACCGTCTGGAAAGGCAGCTGGTGAATCTGCCTCTGCTACAAGACCCTTCCTCTTACATCCCTGACACTGTGGACCTCACTGAGGATGCTCTGGCCCGTGAATACTGGTTGTACTGCTTTGAAGAGGCCCTAGATGGG GTGGTTAAGAGAGCTGTAGCAAGCCAACCCGACATGCCAGAGGCGGCCCTGCGTGCTGAGAAGTTCCGTCAGAAATACCGACACAAGCTTCAGACCCTTCGCCACCAGCCATT TGCTTATGGATCCCTCACTGTCAGAAGTCTGTTAGACACGAGGGAACACTGTTTAGACGAGTTCAACTTTCCTGATCCCTACTCTAAG atcaaacagaGGGAGAATGACGTCGCTCTCAAGTACTATCAAAAGGCGGTGAAGTCCCTGGAGGAGTTGAGCTGGGAGGAGAGACAGTTTGCCTTAGTCAGGGGCGTCCTGGCTGGAAATGTCTTCGACTGGGGAGCCAAGGCCGTGTCAGA CGTCCTGGAATCTGACCCTGAGTTTGGGTTTGAGGAAGCTAAACGACAGTTGGAAG AGCGGCCGTGGCTTGTTGACTCCTATGACCAGTGGCTCGAAAGACTAAAG GGTCCTCCTCATAAGTGTGCCCTGTTTTTCGTAGATAATAGTGGAGTCGACATCATTCTAGGTGTGATGCCTTTTGTGAGAGAGCTTCTCTCTCGAGGAACAGAG GTGGTATTGGCCAGCAACTCTGGTCCAGCTTTGAACGACGTGACGAACGGTGAACTGCTGATATTGACAGAGAGAATCGCTGCTATGGATCCTGTAATTGA GGCTGGCCTGAGGGAGGACAGGTTGCTGTTGGTGCAGAGCGGTTCCAGTTCCCCATGTTTGGATCTGAG CCGCCTGGACAAAGTCTTGGCGAACGTTGTGCGGGAGCGAAAGACCGACCTGGTCATCATTGAGGGAATGGGTCGAGCAATCCACACCAACTACTACGCCATGCTCAGCTGTGAGAGCCTCAAGATGGCTGTCATCAAAAACTCGTGGCTGGCCGACCGATTGGGGGGGAAACTCTTTAGCGTGGTCTTCAAGTACGAAGTACCAGCTGGGAAACCGAACCAGGACTCCGGTGCGCTTTCGCCCTTCTGA
- the LOC115780690 gene encoding transcription factor HES-5-like: protein MKAAEIRFSQQRPLQHRDPAMAPTVTGAMTNSQEHPTLTHKLRKPLVEKLRRERINSSIEQLKSLLGPEFLKQQPDSKLEKADILEMTVCFLRRLQQQQQRRAVDSATVDQGYSRCVQEMVHFLSKDEVRTQSQRRLLNHVNNLHASSNKNPREADFSPLSSTVQTSIIKDKSPVSSALWRPW, encoded by the exons ATGAAGGCAGCAGAGATCAGATTCTCTCAGCAGAGACCTCTACAGCACAGAGATCCAGCCATGGCACCTACTGTCACTGGAGCAATGACTAATTCTCAGGAGCATCCAACCCTGACACACAAG ctcagAAAGCCTCTGGTGGAGAAGTTACGCAGAGAACGAATAAACAGCAGCATCGAGCAGCTCAAGTCTCTCCTGGGTCCAGAGTTTCTCAAACAGCAGCCAGACTCCAAACTGGAGAAAGCAGACATCCTGGAGATGACAGTTTGCTTCCTGAGacgactgcagcagcagcagcaacgtCGAGCTGTGGACTCAGCAACAGTCGATCAGGGCTACTCCAGGTGCGTCCAAGAAATGGTCCATTTCCTGTCCAAAGACGAGGTGAGGACTCAGTCCCAGAGAAGACTGCTGAACCACGTCAACAACCTGCACGCTTCTTCCAATAAGAACCCGAGAGAGGCTGACTTCTCTCCTCTGAGCTCCACAGTCCAGACAAGCATTATCAAAGACAAGAGTCCAGTCAGCTCTGCTTTGTGGAGACCTTGGTAG